One window from the genome of Deltaproteobacteria bacterium encodes:
- a CDS encoding NADH-quinone oxidoreductase subunit B produces the protein MEVKGGAPICIPSRDLSKEYEESPAVVGFAPVQDLLDLVRVNSLWPLTFGIACCAIEMMAAGVARFDWDRFGIIPRGTPRQSDVMVVAGTIPHKLVPAIKTLYDQMPAPRYVIAMGNCAISGGPFSYDGQYAIVNGADKIIPVDVYIPGCPPRPEALLQGFLKIQTKITKGIIDANRRAEKAARRAKK, from the coding sequence ATGGAAGTAAAGGGAGGCGCCCCCATCTGCATTCCCTCCAGGGATCTATCCAAGGAATATGAGGAAAGCCCTGCGGTCGTGGGATTTGCTCCCGTGCAGGATCTTTTGGATTTAGTCCGGGTCAATTCCCTTTGGCCCCTGACCTTCGGGATCGCCTGTTGCGCTATCGAGATGATGGCCGCCGGTGTGGCCCGTTTTGACTGGGACCGTTTCGGGATCATCCCCCGAGGCACTCCCCGGCAATCCGATGTCATGGTCGTTGCCGGAACCATACCCCACAAGCTGGTCCCGGCCATCAAGACCCTTTATGATCAAATGCCGGCTCCCCGGTATGTCATCGCCATGGGCAATTGCGCCATCTCGGGGGGACCTTTTTCTTATGACGGGCAATATGCCATTGTCAACGGGGCGGACAAGATCATCCCGGTCGATGTCTATATCCCCGGCTGCCCTCCCCGGCCGGAGGCCTTGCTCCAGGGATTTCTTAAAATACAAACCAAGATTACTAAAGGAATTATAGATGCCAACCGCAGGGCAGAAAAAGCTGCTCGTAGAGCTAAAAAATAG